The DNA sequence AACCATGAAGGCCTGGAAGCCGCCAATTTTCTGGATCTGGGCGGCGGCGCCGACGAGGCCGCCATGCGCACGGCCTTCGACATCCTGTTCGACACGCCCCGGGTCCGCGCTATTTTCATCAACATCTTCGGAGGCATCCTCTCGTGCGCAAAGGTCGCGACCGCCATGCTCGCCGCCCTTGACGGCACGCCGCCGCGCAAGCCCGTGGTGGTCCGGTTCGCCGGCAACAGCGCCGACCGTGGCCTGGAACTGCTGCGCGCGGCCCGGCTCGACGGGCTGCATATCCGTCCGAGTCTGGGCGAGGCCCTGACCGTTTTGGCCGCCCAGATCGGAGACAATGTCCCGACCCGGCATCATGCCCGCGTCCGCGTGCCCTCGCCCCAGGCCAAACCGGTCCGCTCCCGCCCCGCGCGCGCCGCCTTTCCCCTGCCCGAGGACTGCCGAGTGTTGGTCCAGGGCCTGACCGGAAAGCAGGGCCGGTTGCACTGCCAACTGATGCGGGACTACGGCACCCGGATCGTGGCCGGCGTCACGCCGGGCAAGGGCGGCACCGAGGTTCTTGGCGTGCCGGTCTTCGACACCGTGCGCGAGGCGGCGCGGGCCATGCGCATCGATGCCTCGATCGTTTTCGTGCCCGGAGCCCTGGCTCCGGACGCGGTCCTGGAAGCGGCCGCCGCCGGTATCGACTGGGTGGTTTGCATCACCGACGGCATCCCGCAGCAGAACATGCTCCGTGCCCTGGATCGTCTGCGCGCCCACCGGACCAGGGTCATTGGCCCCAACTGTCCAGGGCTGATCATTCCCGGCCAAACCAAGATCGGCATCATGCCCGGCGATATCTTCCTGCCCGGCCCGGTGGCGGTCTTTTCCCGCAGCGGCACCCTGACCTACGAATGCGTGGACCAGCTGACCCGGGCCGGCATCGGGCAATCCGTGTGCGTCGGCATCGGCGGCGACCCATTCATCGGCACCGGTTTCACCGACCTGTGCCGTCTCGTCCGCCATGATCCGCGCACCAAGGCCGTGGTCATCCTGGGTGAAATCGGCGGCACGGCCGAGGAGGAACTGGGCGAATACATCAAATCCAGCGGATTTGAACTCCCGGTCCTTGGCTTCATCGCCGGTCAGACCGCGCCTCCGGGCAAACGTCTGGGACATGCCGGAGCCATTCTTGAAAAGGGTTCCGGCGGCGTCGAGGCCAAGCTCCGGGCCATGGCCGCCTCGGGCTTCCAGCTTCTGCCCCGCCTGGATCAGGTCGCCGAAGCCGTGAGCGGGGTGCTCTGACCTCGCCGACCGGCCCCGGTCACGTTTTTTTTGTGTGGGTCGCAAGCCTGGATTTGTCTGCTTCTTTCCCGTAGACACTGCCCAATCCGCACCACGGTACACGCGAGGTTGCCATGAGCAGAAATGTCATCGACATCTACCCGGACGAATTGGAAGAATTCCGGACGAAAACCAGGGAACGCGATTATCAGCTCGTCGACGTGCGCCAGCCGCGCGAATACGACGAAACCCATATTCCAGGCGCCTTGCTCGTTCCCCTGCCGGAAATCGAGGACCGCCTGGACGAACTCGACCCCACGGCGCATCTGGTGCTTTATTGCCGCACCGGCGGACGCTCCGCCGTGGCCGCGACCCTGGTCAAGGACGCCGGCCCCAGGCGGGGACACATTTACAACCTGGTCGGCGGCATCACGGGTTGGCAGGGCAAGGACCTCAAGGACATCCCGCACCTGGAACTCTTCCCCCGGGACATGCCCCTGGCGCAAACCTTGTTCCGGGCCATGAACATGGAAAAAGGAGCCTGCCTGTTTTACCGCTCCCTGTCCCAGGAGTACGCCGGCACGGAATTGGGAGCCATGGCCGAGGACCTGATCGAGCAGGAGGAGCGCCACGCCCGGAGCATTTTCGAATACTGGCGTCAGCACGCCACGGCACCCACCGAGGACGGTTTCGAGGAAATGTTCGAGCGTCTGGACGGACGCATCATGGAGGGCGGCAAGCCCATTTCCGCCTGGATGGCCCGTCTGGGCACGGATCCCCAGGACCGCATGCTGCGCATGCTGGAGCTGGCCTGCGAAATCGAATACTACAGCTATGATCTGTACCGGGGGCTGGCCAACCGCGACCGGCTGGCGGCGGCCGGGCAAACCTACCTGACCCTGGCCGAGCAGGAAAAAAGCCATGCCCGCATCATCTCCAAGGCCCTGGGCAAGGTCATGCGTGCTTGATGTTTTTCTGGACCGGCCGGCCTCGTACAGCGACGCGGCGGCGCGTCTGCCCGACCTTCTCGATCGTGTCCTGCCGGATATTCATGGCCGCTCGATCCTGCTCAAACCCAATTTCGTCTCGCCGCGC is a window from the Deltaproteobacteria bacterium genome containing:
- the sucD gene encoding succinate--CoA ligase subunit alpha; amino-acid sequence: MKLNEHNSKRLFQEAGLPVPDGVLIGPGQEPEAPFPLPWVLKSQVLSGGRGKAGGIAIVASLDEASRELARLFKLRIKNEAVRLARIEPKAGYSRELYLSVSLNRARACLSVTAGRAGGVNIEDQSEDNLLSEQVHPDQGLAAYQIRNLFYHLELPPALAKPFGALARNLFDLGVRHRLLLAEINPLVVTVAGEFLVLDGKVEIDDHHVGIDPSLNRFFEPAHLSPEEIRSRAAGLSYHELDGFVGLMVNGAGLAMATMDVLNHEGLEAANFLDLGGGADEAAMRTAFDILFDTPRVRAIFINIFGGILSCAKVATAMLAALDGTPPRKPVVVRFAGNSADRGLELLRAARLDGLHIRPSLGEALTVLAAQIGDNVPTRHHARVRVPSPQAKPVRSRPARAAFPLPEDCRVLVQGLTGKQGRLHCQLMRDYGTRIVAGVTPGKGGTEVLGVPVFDTVREAARAMRIDASIVFVPGALAPDAVLEAAAAGIDWVVCITDGIPQQNMLRALDRLRAHRTRVIGPNCPGLIIPGQTKIGIMPGDIFLPGPVAVFSRSGTLTYECVDQLTRAGIGQSVCVGIGGDPFIGTGFTDLCRLVRHDPRTKAVVILGEIGGTAEEELGEYIKSSGFELPVLGFIAGQTAPPGKRLGHAGAILEKGSGGVEAKLRAMAASGFQLLPRLDQVAEAVSGVL